The Acidimicrobiia bacterium genomic interval CGGCCGCGTTCCGGTCGGGTATGTCCTTGGCCGATGGAATCGCGAACTGAGCGGTACGCACATCTATCGACACATAGGGAGGCTGGTTCCTGGCTTCCGACGGCGTGGGATTGGCACCGCGATGCTTGCTTGGGCGCAAGGGTACCTGGGCGCAATTGCGAGTGGTCACGCCGCTGATGACAAGCAGTTCCAAACTGATGCAAGTGACGCCGACGTTGGCTGTGTGCATCTCGTCAGGGCCGATGGGTACCAGCCGGTGGCTCAGTACGCGTCGATGATTCGCCCCGATCTTGAGAACATACCCGATCGTCCGCTACCTGGCGGCGTTGAGATCCGGCCGGTTAGCGAGGACCATTTGAGAGCCGTGTGGGAAGCCGACGTTGAGGCCTTTCGAGATCACTTTGGCGCAATCGAACCGAACGAGAAAGACTGGGAACGCTTCGTTGGAGATCCGAACCGGGATCCATCGCTGTGGAAAGTCGCCTGGTCCGGCGACCAGGTAGTTGGCCAGGTTCGGACCTTTGTCAACGAGGAAGCCAACCGTGTACATGGCAGGAAACGAGCCTATACCGAAGATATCTCGACGACTCGACAATGGCGTGGCCGGGGGGTAGCCGGTGCGCTTATCTGTGCCAGCCTGCGTGATTTGAAAGCCCGTGGATATGAAGACGCCGGTCTGGGGGTACATGTCGAGAATCCAACCGGTGCCTACCGGCTGTACGAAGGGCTCGGATTCAGGATGACAACATCAGGGGCAACCTATCAACGACCCATCTGACGGAGTATTTGCTTCACCACGGTAGTCTGGCTTGATGCCCAAACCACTTGTGCTTGTCACCGGAGCCAGTGGCTACGTCGGAGGTCGGTTGGTACCGCATCTTCTTATGAAGGGCTATCGGGTTCGCTGCCTTAGCCGCGATCCGTCAAAGCTCTCGCTGGATCCCTGGGCCCCAGACGTTGAGATTGTCGAGGGTGACGTCATGGATCCTGAATCTCTGAACCTTGCATTGGCAGGTTGCGACTATGCCTACTACCTCGTCCATTCCATGGGAGCGGCAGCCGATTTTGGATCGGCCGATCGTATCGCCGCAAACAATTTCAGGGACGCGACCGATGGTGCCCGGCTGAAGCGGGTTGTCTATCTCGGCGGCCTCGGCCATCCCGAACGCGAACGCCTCTCGAAACATCTGGCGTCGCGTCAAGAGGTTGGCCACATTTTGGCGGATGGACGGACGGACGTGACCGAGCTGCGGGCGGCCGTCATTATCGGATCCGGATCGGTTAGTTTCGAGATGCTTCGATATCTGACCGAAGTGCTGCCGGTTATGACGACGCCGAAATGGGTGAGAACCCTGTGTCAGCCGGTAGCCATTCGTGATGTCCTTGCGGCCCTCACCGCCGCCCTCGAGGACGAGGCTGGATCCCGGATTCTCGAACTCGGGGGGCCCGATGTCGTGACATATGAACAGATGATGCGGGGTTATGCCGAGGAAGCAGGGTTGCGGAACCGGATCATCATTCCGGTTCCCGTGTTGAGTCCGGGGTTGTCGTCGCGCTGGGTCGGCTTGGTGACCCCGTTGCCGGTCGGGGTTGCTCGCCCGCTGGTCGACAGCCTCAAGAATGAAGTGATCGTGCGCGGGGAGGCGGCTTTCGACCGCTTTGGACTGGTTGCGCTCGGTTACCGGGAATCGGTTCGACTGGCGTTGGAGCACACCACCCGATTCGCGGTCGAAACGCGGTGGAGTGACGCAACCAACCATCCGGCCAGTCCGCTTCCGACCGATCCTGAATGGGCAGGTGGGTCCCGCTTCGAAGACCGTCGCGTGGTCATGACGGGCGTTGCGCCCGCCGATGTGTATTGGGGTTTCAGTAGGGTCGGCGGAGACTTCGGTTACTACGGACTGGGATGGGCATGGCACCTGCGAGGCTTCATTGATTCTCTGTTCGGGGGAGTAGGACTGCGCAGGGGGCGCCGCCACCCTGAAGATCTTCGGCCTGGCGAGGCGCTGGACTTCTGGCGAGTTAGCCACCTTGAACCTGGCCGGGAGCTTGTCCTGCATGCGGAGATGAAACTGCCAGGTGAGGCGTGGCTGTCGTGGCGAGCCGATCCGACCGAGAACGGAACGAAACTCACCCAGACGGCTACGTTTGTTCCCCGCGGACTCCTTGGTCGAGCCTACTGGTATTCCCTGGTGCCCTTTCACGCAGTGATATTTGGCGCGATGGCCCAGCGGATTGCGGCGGCTGCATCGAAGAGGCGGGCCTAGATCCATCGGCGATCCGAAAGGGTCATTCGGTACTGGCGCAAGTGGGAAGTCCGGCGGATACTGGAACGATGACCGATCTCAAAGAGCGTTCTAACCAAGAGAAGAATGGCCAGGCGTTCGGGTGGATCTCGGGCCTCGGTGCCACCGTAATTCCGTGGATTGTGGCAGGGATTGTCAGCTCGTTCGCTGGTGCGTTCTCGGAGGCCTGGAACCCGGAAGTCACATTCCCGAGGTTCCTGGTTGCAGCAGTAGTAGCGATGGTGATCTGGCTCTTTTATGGGTCGATGCGGATCCCGGAGTTCAAGAAGGGTGCTCTGTACGGCGGGTTGATCTCCGTCGGGTTCGCCGCCATTTTGTACGGACTGGTCTTCTTTCTGCAGCCCTGACGCCGTTTGGCCGGCTGGTAGCTAGCCGTGCCGCTTCCTGGCCAACTCGGCCCCCTTCGCCAGAGAGGCCAGTTTGGCCTCTGCCAGGTTCCGATTCAGCGGTGCCATTCCACAGTTCGTACATGGCATGATGCGGTCGGCATCGGCGTACTGCATCGCTTCTTCGATGACACGGAGGACATCCTCAGGGGTCTCAAGGGCGTCGGTCGCCACGTCAATCACCCCCACCATCAGTTCCTTGTCCGGCAAAAGTGACAGCACGGACATCGGCACATGCGAGTTGGCGCATTCAAGTGAAACCTGGTCGATACGGCTGGCGTTGATCGCCGGGAAGATCTGCTCATACTGGCGCCACTCTTCACCAAGGGTGCCTTTCCACTGGATGTTGGCTTCGATTCCGTAGCCGTAGCAGATGTGCACTGCGGTCTTACAGTCGAGGCCTTCGGCGGCTCGCTCCAAGGCATCGATGCCCCATTCGTTGACGTCGTCCATGAACACGTTGAACGCCGGCTCATCGAACTGGATCACATCCACGCCGAGTGCGACCAGGTCCTTCGCCTCCTGGTTGAGGACCTCGGCAAAGGCCATTGCCATGTCGGCGCGGGTGTCGTAGTGCCCGTTCGCGATCGTGTCGCAGATAGTCATGGGGCCGGGCAACGTGAATTTGAGGGCGTGATTCGTGTGGGCCCTGGTGAATAGGACTTCGTCACCGTGAACCGGGCGGGTCCGTCGCACCGGCGCCGTCACGGTCGGAACGTCCACCTCGTAACGGTTGTCGCGGATCCCCATCGTGGTCTTCGTTTCCCAATCAATTCCCTCGATTGATTCCAAGAATCCGTGGACGAAGTGAGATCGGAACTGTTCGCCGTCCGTAACCGTGTCAATGCCGAGCTCTTCCTGTTCCTTTATCCAAACGAAGGCCGCGTCCCGTTTGGCTTGCACCAGTTCAGGTCCCTCGCTCTTCCAGGCAGCCCACAGCTTCTCTGGTTCGGCCAGCCAGGCGGGCTTGGGGAGGCTTCCGGCAATGGTGGTCTTGAACATCGTCGCTCCTCGGGCGAACATCCTGGCACATCAACCTGCTTGGCGCCGGTTGGTGGGGCCAACCTAATACCCGAACGGCGAGGTTGCTCGCTAGACCTGTTTGGGAACGTTTCCGGTAAGGGTCAGCATCCAGCGCATGACTTTGTGGCCGCCGTCGGCGGTCGGGTCGAACATGAGCGGGCAACCCCCATCGATCACCTCAACTCCGTTCGCTCGGCCGAACTCGGCTGCGGTTTCCGAGACACTGCCACCCCCGAATCCCCGATGCATCCAGACTCTCTTGATGCCGAGTTCGGCACACTCCTTGACGGTATCCATGGCCGTTTCAGGCCGGGTGCCGATCACGACCGCATCCACCCCACCCGGGATTGACGCCAGGTCGCGGAAGGCCGCATCACCTTCCACCTGTTCGGCATTCGGGTTGACGGCGAAAACCTCATAGCCGCGCTCGCGGAGTCTTTGATAGACGATGTTGCTTCCATGGCTGGCTGGTTCACGTGACACACCGGTAACGGCGATACGCTTGCTGTTGAGAAAGTCCGAGGCAGCGTCTTTCATGGTGGGCACGTTCCCACCTCCCTTCACAGAACGGGCGGTGACCGATCACCACCCGTTTCATGTTTTCGCACCGGTGGGTCCATGTCCAGAGGCGAACGGGCCTATCCGCCGAAGTTCTCTCGCTGGTTCAGCCGTTGAGAGCCGGGATAATCGACTCGCCGTAGGCTCGCAGCGTGGCTTCCTGATCGTCGTGCATGAGGTAGATCCCGAACTGATCGACTCCGAGGTCGCGCAACTCGTTGAGCTTGGCAATGTGATCGTCCGCAGTACCGAGCACGCAGAACCGATCGACGATGTCGTCCGGTACGAAGTCCGTGGACTTGTTGCCCGATCGGCCGTGGTGGTCGTAGTCGTAGCCTTCCCTGGCCTTGATGTAATCCGACAGCGCGGCCGGCACTTTTGAGGCGTCGTCACCGTAGCGTTTGACCATGTCAGCGACGTGGTTGCCGACCATCCCGCCGAACCATCTGACCTGGTCACGCTGATGGGCGATGTTGTCACCGACATACGCAGGTGCCACGACACATATGGCGATGTCGGCTGGATTGCGGCCGGCATCTTCGGCCGCCGCCCGGACCGTCGCCACCGTCCATTCAAGGATTTGGGGGTCGGCAAGCTGAAGAATGAACCCGTCGGCATGTCGGCCGACTGTATCGAGGGCTTTGGGACCGTAGCCTGCTGCCCACATAGGGAGGTCCCAACCTGTCTTGATCCAGGGGAGTCGCAGCTTCTTGTCGTTGTAGGTCACCTCTTTGCCAGCCACCATGTCCTTGATGACGGTCATCGACTCGACCATGGTCGCCAGGGTGGTCGGTGTCCGGCCGATGTAGCGCAGCGCAGAATCGCCTCTCCCCATCCCACAGATCGTTCGGGGTCCGTAGGCGTCATTAAGGGTGGCAAAGAGTGAGGCCAATACGGTCCAGTCGCGGGTGCCGGGATTGGTGACCATGGGACCGACGATCATCCGCTCGGTGGCAGCCAGCATCATCGAGAAGATGACGAAGGGCTCCTGCCAGAGAACGTGAGAATCGAAGGCCCATCCGTACGAAAAGCCATTGTCCTCGGCAAGCTTGGCCAGTTCGACCACCCGACTGGCGGGTGGGTCTGTTTGGAGAACGACTCCGAAATCCATCATCTTTTCCATCCTTCAAGCGACATGGTGACTGAGCTAAGCGCCGCGGCGGAGGTGATCTTCAGATCAGGCATTGGTTGGTGCCCCGCCGTAGGTACTCGCCGTCGCCTTTGGCCCCGTGATACTGGTTGCCTTCGATGAGCACCTTGCCCTTGGCAAGCACCATGTCGATGCGCCCTTCTACCTCTTTGCCCTCGTATGAGGAGTAGTCCACGTCCATGTGGTTGACCGTTACGGACATGGACGTCTTCACATTCGGATCGAACACGATGATGTCGGCGTCAGAACCGATGGCGATCGTCCCCTTTCTGGGATAGAGGCCGAACATCTTGGCCGGCGTTGTTGCCGTCACTTCAACGAAGCGGTTGAGGCTGAGTCGGTTCTCGCCGACCGCGCCGTGATAAACCAGACGCATTCGTTCTTCGACTCCCGGCATACCATTGGGGATCTTCGTGAAGTCGCCTTCGCCGAGGCGTTTCTGGGTGCCGAGGACCGGATGGTCGTTCATGCAGAACGGGCAGTGATCGGTCGACACAACCTGAAGATCGTTGGTGGCCAGTCCACGCCACAACGCGTCCTGATGGCCCTGTTCCCAATCGCGAACCGGAGTTGAACAGACATACTTGGCGCCTTCAAAGCCTGGTTCCTGCAGGTTGTTCCAGCCAAGGAACAAGTACTGCGGGCAGGTCTCGGCGAAGATATTGCTACCCCGATTGCGGGCGATGGCGATTTCGTCGAGGGCTTCTTTTGCGGACATATGGACCACGTAGAGGGGGGCGCCACTCAATTCGGCGTAGGCGATCGCCCGATGGGTCGCCTCCGATTCGGTAACCGGGGGCCTGGTCAGGCTGTGATAGATCGGATCCGTTTGGCCCCGTTCGAGTGCTTGTTCACGTAACACGTCGATCACGATGCCGTTTTCAGCGTGCATCATGATGGTCGAGCCGTTCTCGGCCGCCTTTTGCATCGCCATGAAGATCTGGCCATCGGTTGAGTACAGGACCCCCGGGTAGGCCATGAAGAGCTTGAAGCTTGTCACGCCCTCACCCATGAGGATGTCCATCTCTTTGAGAGTTTGCTGGTTGACGTCCGAGACGATCATGTGGAATCCGTAGTCGATAGCGCAATTGTTGGCAGCCTTGTCCATCCACGCCTCGTAGCCGGCCATCATCGACTCGCCAATGGTCTGAACCGCAAAGTCGATCATGGTCGTGGTGCCGCCCCAGGCCGCCGCCCTCGAACCGGACTCGAAACTGTCCGACGCAAACGTTCCGCCGAAAGGTAGCTCCATGTGCGTGTGGACATCCACGCCGCCAGGGAACACATATTTGCCAGACGCGTCAACCACCCGATCCACAACCAGTTCGGGCAGGGTGCCACCGCGGGCGAAGAGACCAACGACCTTCGTGCCGTCAATGAGAACATCGGCGTCCATGATTTCAGTGGCAGTGACGACGGTGCCGCCGCTGATAAGTGTTGTAACCATCTCTCGGTTCCTCTCGTACTAGGTGATGGCCGTGACGATGGCCGCTTCCAACTTCTCGAGTCCTTCTTGAGCCTCCTCGGAGGTCAACGTCAGGGCAGGGGCAATCCGCAGCACATTTCCGTGGAGTCCTCCCTTACCAATGAGCAAGCCCTGGCGCTTCGCTTCCTCCATGACGGCTTTGGTCGTGGCCGGATCTGGTTCCAACTCACCTCCGACGCCGAATTCGACGCCAAGCATGAGACCTTTGCCGCGCACTTCGATAATCCCGGGTACTGCATCGGCGATGTGGTGAATGCCGTCTTTGAGTTGTTGACCGATTTTGTACGCATTCGTCTGAAGGTCGTGATCGATGAGGTAGTTCAGATTGGCCAGGGCTCCGGCGGTCGAAAGCGGGTTACCGCCGAACGTGGAGATGGAGTTTGCCTCAAGACAGTCCATGACTTCGGTTCGCGCCACCACCCCGGCAATGGCGAGTCCATTGCCAAGACCTTTGGCGAAGGTCAGTATGTCGGGGACCATTCCGTGCGCTTCATAGCCCCAGAAATGCTCCCCGGTGCGTCCCCATCCCGTTTGGACCTCATCAGAGATGAAGAGGATCCCGTGCTCGTCAAGCACGGACTTGAAAGCCCCGAAGAACCCGTCCGGTGGGGTGGCAAATCCGCCCACTCCCTGGATTGGTTCGGCGATCAGACAGGCGACATCACCGGCGGTGGCGATATTGAGCATGTCGCGGAGGTCGTCAACGCAGGCGGCTATGAATTTGTCATCGGCAAGATCGCGGAACGGACTCCTGAGCTTGTATCCCGACTGGATATACGTGACCTGGAACGGGGAAAGAGCGGTCGCCGACCAGGCAGACTGGCCGGTGATGGCCACGGTCGAATGAGATTTCCCGTGATAGCTGTTGCGCATGGCGAGGACCTGGTTGGACCGACGATATTGCGTGGCGAGCATGAGGGCGGCGTCATTGGCTTCGGTCCCGGAGTTGGTGAAGAAGACTTTGGCGTCGGGGATTCCTGACAGATTGGCGATCTTTTCCGCCAACTCGATCTGTGACTCGATGAGGTACAACGTAGAGCTGTGGAGCATCTTTTCCGCCTGCGCTTTGATGGCGGCGACCACCTCGGGGACGTTGTAACCGGTCATGGTCGTAAGGATCCCGCCGAAAAAGTCGAGGTACTCAACTCCCTCGGCGTCGGTTACCCGCCGGCCGAGGCCATTGACCAACGAGATGGGCTCGTCGTAGTAGAGCGCCATCCAAGACGGCAGGACCTGGCGGTGCCTTGCCAGGAGTTCGTTGTGAGTACCCATGGTGTGCCTTTCGATGAGTTACGGGGCAGTTGGGTCGGCGTCGGCCGTTGATTCGTCCATGTACCAGTCAACGAACTCGGAGCACCGTCCGCTTTCAAATCGAAGTTGGAACAGATTCGAGTACATGCCGCCGCCCGCGTAGGTGGTTTTCCCGATGGCTATGGCCCGGTCTCCTGAGATCATGTCGCACTGGTACGACGCTTCCCATGACCCAGGTTCGTCCGGGTTCTTCAGCCAATCAGCCAGGATGGCTTCGGCTCCAACCAGTGGGTCGCCCCCGGGTTGATATCGATACGTCGCATAATTGGTAAACAACGACCTGATCTCGTCGGGGGAGTTGGTCCGCCAGGCTTCGATGTACCGTTTCAGCCATCCATTGACGGTTGCTTCGTCGAGCGTCATTCAGGGAGCGACCAAATCGCCGTACGCGTCCGGTCGACGATCCCGGAAGAACGCCCATTGCTGACGTACCTCATCGACCATGTCCATGTCAAGATCCCTGACCACGAGTTCTTCTTCGGTGTCGGACGCCGCTTCTCCGACGATCTGGCCCCGCGGGTTGACGAAGTAGGACGATCCGTAGAAGTCGTTGTCGCCGTACTCCTCCTGACCGACCCGGTTGATAGCTCCGATGAAGTACTCATTCGCCACAGCAGCTGCGGGCTGCTCAAGATTCCACAAGTACATCGAAAGGCCCCGACTGGTTGCCGACGGGTTGTACACGAGCTTGGCGCCATTGAGGCCCAGAGCTCGCCAACCCTCAGGGAAATGACGGTCGTAACAGATGTACACGCCAATCCGGCCGACGCTGGTATCGAACGTCGGGTAACCCATGTTCCCGGGGCGGAAGTAGTACTTCTCGAAGAACCCCTTCACGTGGGGGATATGGGTCTTGCGGTATTTGCCAAGGTACGTGCCGTCCGCCTCGATGACCGCCGCAGTGTTGTAGTAGAACCCATCGTCTTCTTTCTCGAACATCGGAATGACGAGAACCATTTCCGTTTCCTTGGCGAGAGCCGTCATGGCAGCCATGGTTGGACCGTCAGGGATGGGTTCGGCCGTGGCCAGGTGTTCGTCGCTTTGCACCTGGCAGAAATAGGGGGCATCAAAAAGTTCCTGAAAGCACATGATGCGCGCACCGTCGTTAGCGGCTTCACGGGCGTAGTCCATATTCTTCTTGAGCATTGTCTCTTTGTCGCCGGTCCATTCGGTTTGAACCAAAGCTGATCGGAGAATGTTCGCCATCGATGACTCCCTCGTCGTCGCTGAGTGCGTATCGGGGTACTTCGTCTCGTATCTTGGTCAATGCCGCCGATCGGCGGCATCGGACCGAATTCGTCCCGATGCCGATCCTACTGCGTAAGGGGCGGCGATGGACGGTTCACCAACGCCCTGTGCGGAACTCGCCGATCGAAGCCCTTGGAGTGGCGCGTTTAGGCTGCTCACATGGCTGAAGTGACGGTGGTTGTCCAGGCTGGCGAATTCCGCGGGGATGTTGCTGCGCTGGCCGCACTGAGTCCGGCTGTCGAGGTTCGATTCGCCAACTCGGTCGAGGAGCTCGGTAGCGCATTGGAAGGTGCCGATGTGTTGTTCGGCTTCGACTTCAAGGGCAAGATGCTGCCTCAGGTCTGGGATGCTGCCCGTGACCTTCGATGGATTCAGTGGGCGGGTGCCGGCGTCGACGCGTTGCTCTTTCCGGACCTTGTGAACTCCGACGTGCTCGTCACAAACGCCGGCGGGATCTACGACGATGCGATCTCCGAACACGTTCTGGCGTTGATGTTGGCTCACGCCAAACGGCTACCGGATGCGGTCCGTAACCAACAGACATCGACCTGGCAGTACCAAACTGTCAGGCCGGTCCGCGGCACCACGGCGGTGGTGCTGGGTGCCGGCGGCATCGGACGAGCCATCGCCCGACTACTCCTCGCAGTCGGGGTCGACACCACTCTCGTCGCCACTTCGACGAGATTCGACGAGGAGTTCGGAAGCGTGACCGCATGGGGGGACCGGGACCTGTCCCGAACCGACTGGTTAGTTGTCGCGGCTCCGCTGACACCATCCACGAGACAACTGATTGACGCGGCCGTCCTCGCAGAACTCCCTTCGCGGGCGACGCTCATCAACGTCGGTCGGGGTGCGAGCCTTGACGAGGCCGCCCTGGCCGCTGCCTTGTACGCCGGTGAACTGGCGGGAGCAGGTCTTGACGTATTCGAGATCGAGCCACTGCCTTCCGATTCGCCCCTGTGGCAGATGGACAGCGTCATCATCACGCCGCACCATGCAGGCGACCTCGACGACTACGCCGAGCGAGTATCTGCCCTATTTCTCGAGAACCTTGCCCGGTATCGGGCAGGGCAGCTATTACATAACGTTATTGACAAACGGCTCGGCTACCGGGCGATTCACTGAGACGGCGACTCCCAGTCGGTTCGGCGAATCAGCCACGAGGCGGCTACAACGAGGACCAGGGCTATCACAAGTCCGACCGTAAGTCGCAACGGGTTGATCGGAGAAGGCGGCGCATCCATCGGCGGGTAGCGAGAGTGTGAAGTACCGCCGAATCCGCCCAGGATGGGCAAGAACAAGAGCCCGACCGGTGTAGCGACGATTGCGATAAACGCAACGGCCCACCCCTCCCAACCGACCCGGTCGCTACTCATCGCCGGAGGAAACCTGTTCGGCGTCAAGTCGTCGGTTCAAGGAGAACAACCGACCGATGACCGGCATGAGGATGATATTGGCTCCGTGCAGAATACCGATGATGAGGAGAATGCCTCCCAGACGGGCGACCTCCCATTGCAGTTGCGCCGGTCCCACGGTGTCGGTCCAATCTTTCTCCTGTTGGAATCGAAGCGAGAACAAGATGTAGGCACCGAAGATCAGGTAGTAGACGATATCTGCCAGCAGGATGAAGCTCTTACCGGTGGCCGGATTGGCCCTGAACACATCGGCGGCGTACGCCCGACCGAAACGTTTGATGAATGGCCCAAGCCACAGGGCAAGCCCAATGAGCACGACGGTAGTGATCGCTTCGAGTACCCACCAGTTCATAAGCAGTCTCCCTTGTTCATAGGTTGATGTTCCATATACGATCGACATGAATGCTGTCGTCAGCAACGCGATCACCCCGATGCGGGCCCGAAGGCGGCTGCGGCGTAACCGGTCATCGGCGATCGACCCGCGGACTCTGGCGAACAGGTCAGGGGCCGGTTGAGTCGCGATGGCATTGGCCATCAGGGCGTCGTGCAGGCGCTGCTCAAGCGTCGTCATGTTCGCCCTCCAATAGCTGCGCCAAAGAAGCCAGGCCACGTTGCTGTTGGGTCTTCACCGTGTTGACCGAAACGCCGAGGGTTGCGGCGGTCTCCGCAACGGAGAGTTCCATGTAATACCGGAGAACCAGCACATTGCGCTGGCCCGGGGCTATTTGTCGCAAGGCGGCAACGACGATCCGTCGGTCGTCATCGGCTGCGACATGATCGTCGAGGCCGGGAGGTTCCGGATCGGCGGGTGGCCGGTGGCGGAGAGACATCAGACCCCGGCGGTTGTGATCTCTGGCCAGGTTCAATACGATTGATCGGAGATATGGTTTGATCTTGTCTTGCTCTTGCACGCGGTGAGCCGATCTCGACAAGCGGATGAAGGCTTCCTGGACGAGGTCTTCGGCGGCGGTCCGGTCGTCAACAAAGAACCGGGCCAACCGGACAAGATTGGTGGCTTCCTCTGAGAACAGTTGGCCAAGTATCGTGCTGAGGTCGGCCAGTTCGTTGGCGCCCGCCAATGGGGTGTCGACCACCGAACGAAATATCCTGTGAGGGACGCGCAGATCCAATACCATCATTGTTACCGACGTTTGGATGGTGCGCCACGGGTGACATCCAAAAAAAGATGTTCCGGCTGTCACCCGACTCCACCTTGTACTCCGTCTGTGGAGTGACGGATCAAAAGAAACAAGGAGGGTCCAATGAAAACCCATCGATCGATGGTCATGGTGGCAATACTCGCACTCGGGTTGCTTTCGACGGCGGCAGGAAATCGTATTTTCTCGAAAGCGTCATTGTCGGACGTCAGCGTCGTGACGGCCGACCCAACCGATGGCGCCTGGGCGGTTGCTTCGGCAACGGTCCGCGGCGGCCAAACCGTTGTCGTTCTCAACGTGAAGGATCTCGACCGCGCCGAGGAAGGACGCCGATTGGGCGCACACGTTCATGTGGGGTCGTGTGTCGCCGGCAACGGTGCAGCCGCGCTCGGTCATTACCGGGTGGCGGGAGCGGCAGTTTCGTCAGAAACTGAGGTCTGGCTTGATTTCACCATTTCCAACGGTGGGACAGGCCACGCCACGGCGATCGTCCCATTTGAGATCGCTCCGGGTGACGCCCACTCGATCGTCATTCATCACGACCCGACGGACGATGACGGGACGGCCGGCGCCAGGTTGGCCTGCATCCCGCTTGAATTCTGATGGTCGCCATGGTCACGCGCCGGCCCGTTGTGGCCGGCGCGGCCATCGGTCTGGTCTGGGGTGGCATTCTGCGAGTATGGATGCGCTTCATCTCAGCCAGTCCCGAGTTCAGTTGGAGTGGGACCGGGTTCATTCTGGGGGTGTGCATCCTTGCCGGTGCCACCCTGGGTTTCGCCTGGAAACGCCGTCAAGCACGGGGAGCGGGATGGTGGCGGCTATCGATCCTGTCGTTGATGTTGTTGGGCGGCGCCGGGGCGGTTATGTGGCCATCCGTTGTCCTTGGTGGGGTCGCGATTGGGCGACCTCGCCCTGGTTGGCTTCGAGGTCTGCTTGGCGTGGTAGCCATCGGCGTTCAGATCCCGGTTGTGCAAACGACCATCCTTGAGGATGCAGGGATGAGCACGATCGAAGCTGTCATTGCGGTTGCCTGGTACGCCCCGATGTTGGCGATCGAAGCGTGGGCGTTCTCGGTGGTGTTTGCGCCGGCCAGAGAAGGTGCGCCTGCTCTCGGTACCGTGAGGAAAGTCCTGATCGCCACGCCCATGGCG includes:
- the hydA gene encoding dihydropyrimidinase; translation: MVTTLISGGTVVTATEIMDADVLIDGTKVVGLFARGGTLPELVVDRVVDASGKYVFPGGVDVHTHMELPFGGTFASDSFESGSRAAAWGGTTTMIDFAVQTIGESMMAGYEAWMDKAANNCAIDYGFHMIVSDVNQQTLKEMDILMGEGVTSFKLFMAYPGVLYSTDGQIFMAMQKAAENGSTIMMHAENGIVIDVLREQALERGQTDPIYHSLTRPPVTESEATHRAIAYAELSGAPLYVVHMSAKEALDEIAIARNRGSNIFAETCPQYLFLGWNNLQEPGFEGAKYVCSTPVRDWEQGHQDALWRGLATNDLQVVSTDHCPFCMNDHPVLGTQKRLGEGDFTKIPNGMPGVEERMRLVYHGAVGENRLSLNRFVEVTATTPAKMFGLYPRKGTIAIGSDADIIVFDPNVKTSMSVTVNHMDVDYSSYEGKEVEGRIDMVLAKGKVLIEGNQYHGAKGDGEYLRRGTNQCLI
- a CDS encoding CoA-binding protein; translation: MKDAASDFLNSKRIAVTGVSREPASHGSNIVYQRLRERGYEVFAVNPNAEQVEGDAAFRDLASIPGGVDAVVIGTRPETAMDTVKECAELGIKRVWMHRGFGGGSVSETAAEFGRANGVEVIDGGCPLMFDPTADGGHKVMRWMLTLTGNVPKQV
- a CDS encoding methionine synthase, coding for MFKTTIAGSLPKPAWLAEPEKLWAAWKSEGPELVQAKRDAAFVWIKEQEELGIDTVTDGEQFRSHFVHGFLESIEGIDWETKTTMGIRDNRYEVDVPTVTAPVRRTRPVHGDEVLFTRAHTNHALKFTLPGPMTICDTIANGHYDTRADMAMAFAEVLNQEAKDLVALGVDVIQFDEPAFNVFMDDVNEWGIDALERAAEGLDCKTAVHICYGYGIEANIQWKGTLGEEWRQYEQIFPAINASRIDQVSLECANSHVPMSVLSLLPDKELMVGVIDVATDALETPEDVLRVIEEAMQYADADRIMPCTNCGMAPLNRNLAEAKLASLAKGAELARKRHG
- a CDS encoding SDR family oxidoreductase → MPKPLVLVTGASGYVGGRLVPHLLMKGYRVRCLSRDPSKLSLDPWAPDVEIVEGDVMDPESLNLALAGCDYAYYLVHSMGAAADFGSADRIAANNFRDATDGARLKRVVYLGGLGHPERERLSKHLASRQEVGHILADGRTDVTELRAAVIIGSGSVSFEMLRYLTEVLPVMTTPKWVRTLCQPVAIRDVLAALTAALEDEAGSRILELGGPDVVTYEQMMRGYAEEAGLRNRIIIPVPVLSPGLSSRWVGLVTPLPVGVARPLVDSLKNEVIVRGEAAFDRFGLVALGYRESVRLALEHTTRFAVETRWSDATNHPASPLPTDPEWAGGSRFEDRRVVMTGVAPADVYWGFSRVGGDFGYYGLGWAWHLRGFIDSLFGGVGLRRGRRHPEDLRPGEALDFWRVSHLEPGRELVLHAEMKLPGEAWLSWRADPTENGTKLTQTATFVPRGLLGRAYWYSLVPFHAVIFGAMAQRIAAAASKRRA
- a CDS encoding TIGR03842 family LLM class F420-dependent oxidoreductase, which gives rise to MDFGVVLQTDPPASRVVELAKLAEDNGFSYGWAFDSHVLWQEPFVIFSMMLAATERMIVGPMVTNPGTRDWTVLASLFATLNDAYGPRTICGMGRGDSALRYIGRTPTTLATMVESMTVIKDMVAGKEVTYNDKKLRLPWIKTGWDLPMWAAGYGPKALDTVGRHADGFILQLADPQILEWTVATVRAAAEDAGRNPADIAICVVAPAYVGDNIAHQRDQVRWFGGMVGNHVADMVKRYGDDASKVPAALSDYIKAREGYDYDHHGRSGNKSTDFVPDDIVDRFCVLGTADDHIAKLNELRDLGVDQFGIYLMHDDQEATLRAYGESIIPALNG
- a CDS encoding aspartate aminotransferase family protein; translated protein: MGTHNELLARHRQVLPSWMALYYDEPISLVNGLGRRVTDAEGVEYLDFFGGILTTMTGYNVPEVVAAIKAQAEKMLHSSTLYLIESQIELAEKIANLSGIPDAKVFFTNSGTEANDAALMLATQYRRSNQVLAMRNSYHGKSHSTVAITGQSAWSATALSPFQVTYIQSGYKLRSPFRDLADDKFIAACVDDLRDMLNIATAGDVACLIAEPIQGVGGFATPPDGFFGAFKSVLDEHGILFISDEVQTGWGRTGEHFWGYEAHGMVPDILTFAKGLGNGLAIAGVVARTEVMDCLEANSISTFGGNPLSTAGALANLNYLIDHDLQTNAYKIGQQLKDGIHHIADAVPGIIEVRGKGLMLGVEFGVGGELEPDPATTKAVMEEAKRQGLLIGKGGLHGNVLRIAPALTLTSEEAQEGLEKLEAAIVTAIT
- a CDS encoding GNAT family N-acetyltransferase — protein: MVQFTFPSGVAARTFNDRQDFGLVAEVFKRAASPESDESLPTADEIENEFTNTQNFNVEDGLLIVEAGRVPVGYVLGRWNRELSGTHIYRHIGRLVPGFRRRGIGTAMLAWAQGYLGAIASGHAADDKQFQTDASDADVGCVHLVRADGYQPVAQYASMIRPDLENIPDRPLPGGVEIRPVSEDHLRAVWEADVEAFRDHFGAIEPNEKDWERFVGDPNRDPSLWKVAWSGDQVVGQVRTFVNEEANRVHGRKRAYTEDISTTRQWRGRGVAGALICASLRDLKARGYEDAGLGVHVENPTGAYRLYEGLGFRMTTSGATYQRPI